The genomic stretch TGTCAAGGAAGCGTTCTCTCTTTGCACTTGGTTCTGTGCTTTCTTTATATCTCGCTTTTATTATCAAGATATTGCTGCTTACTTAGAAAATTTTGATGCGTTTAGTGCTGCATTCAGTGAACAGTTAGTTAAAAATGGCGTGGCGATAGCGTTATTATTTATTTCGACCCTGATTTTAGGGGCTTTGCTAAATTACATACTTGGTCAGCTTGTTGATAAAACTGGCTTGTCAGGTACGGATAGATTACTCGGTGTATGCTTTGGTATTGCCCGAGGAGTATTAGTGGTGTGCGTGATACTGTTATTTTTACAGTTATTCACCAGTTTTCCGGAAACGGCTTGGTGGCAGGGCTCGCCACTAATAGCTGAGTTAAAACCACTCATTAAATGGTTTTTTGAACATCAAGCTTCTGCATGGGACAACATGCAGGGTTTATGACAAGCGAAACGTTATAAATAGCATTTTATCGAAAGCACAGTAAACGAGGATTTAGGTTATGTGTGGAATTGTTGGCATTGTTTCTACAACCCCTGTTAATCAGTCTATCTATGACGCATTAACAGTATTACAGCATCGTGGACAGGATGCTGCAGGGATTGTAACCTTAAGTGATGGAAACTTTAGGCAGCGTAAAGCAAATGGTTTAGTGAGCGATGTATTCGAAGCTAAGCATATGCAACGTTTGAAAGGTAATATTGGTATCGGCCACGTTCGATATCCGACAGCAGGAAGCTCGAGCGCCGCTGAGGCTCAACCTTTCTATGTTAACTCTCCGTTCGGTATTTCCCTTGCTCATAACGGGAATCTAACCAACGCTGCACAATTAAAAGAAGATCAATTTCATAAAGCCCGTCGTCACATTAATACCACGTCTGACTCAGAAGTATTACTTAATGTGATGGCGCATGAATTAGATAAATGCCCTAGTTTACATTTAACTGCAGAGGATATTTTCACTGCTGTTAAAGCGGTACACAAGCAAGCGCTTGGTGCTTACGCTGTGGTATCTTTGATTATTAATCATGGCCTTGTTGCTTTCCGTGATCCTAACGGTATTCGCCCGTTAGTCTTAGGCATGCGTACTGAAGACGGTCATAAAGAGTACATGGTGGCTTCAGAATCCGTTGCACTTGATGCGGTTGGCTTTGAGTTTGTTCGTGATGTTGAACCGGGTGAAGCGGTTTATATTACTGATGAAGGTGAATTATTTAGTGCGCACTGTGCTGAAAATGCACAGCATAACCCCTGTATTTTTGAGTTCGTTTATTTCGCTCGTCCAGATTCGACTATAGACAAGGTATCGGTTTACGAATCACGTCTTGCTATGGGCGAAAAATTAGGTCATAAGATTAAACGTGAATGGGCTGACATTGATATTGATGTTGTGATCCCAATTCCGGAAACATCGTGTGATAGTGCGTTAGAAATCGCTAAAGTATTGGAATTACCATACCGTCAAGGTTTTGTGAAAAACCGTTATATTGGCCGTACGTTTATTATGCCTGGACAAACGTTACGTCGTAAATCTGTGCGTCGTAAACTTAACGCAATTTCGTCAGAATTTGTTGGTAAGAACGTTTTGTTGGTTGATGATTCAATTGTCCGTGGTACCACGTCAGAACAGATCATTGAAATGGCTCGTGAAGCAGGCGCTAAGAATGTTTATTTAGCATCAGCTGCACCAGAAGTGCGTTACCCTAATGTTTACGGTATTGATATGCCGAGCACGGAAGAGCTCATTGCACATGGCCGAAATGTTGATGAAATTGCCACGATGATTGGTGCCGATGCACTTATTTTCCAAGACTTAGATGACTTGATTAGTGCCGTTTCAAAATGCAATCCAGAGATTAAAACGTTTGAAACTTCTGTGTTTAGTGGCGAATATGTGACTGGCGATATTGATGAGGCGTATTTACAACGTCTTAACGATGTGCGTAGTGATGGTGCTAAGACGGATAAAGAAAAAGAAGAAATTGCTAATTTAGAAATTCACAACGAAGGCTAATAAGCTGACTGTGAATTGTATTATGTGATTTTTTCATCATAAATTGATCGTAAAAGGAGCGTCATGCTCCTTTTTTTGATCTTAATTATTGATGTGCGACACGATGATGAATATCGCTATACGTTGTAAATAATGTGGCTTTATTTAGTTAAAAACGCACGTTGCTGCAAATCATACTTACCTTCATTCCATACTAATACACTGCCTTGATCAAACCAATCACCAAGCACAATACGTTTACCTTGTTTGTTAGCAGAAAGGGCGACGTCATGTATGTTAGGTTTATGCGTATGACCGTGGATTAATGTATCGCATTTAAATTCAAGCATTTTATTGATCACTTCTGATTCAGTGACATCCATAATGTTCATGCTTTTTTGTTGGTTGCCGGCTTTGCTCTTACCGCGTATTTTATCGGCAATGGCTTCTCGCACGAAGATTGGCAGTGCAGTAAATAGCTTTTGACGCCATGGAATATTAACCGCAGTTCTAAATGCTTGGTATTTTTCATCGAGGGTACAAAAAGTATCACCGTGGGCAATTAATACATTCTGACCATCGAGATTTATCGCAGTGTAATCACCAAGAATTGTCATGCCAGTTCGTTTAGCAAAGCGTTTGCTTACTAAGAAGTCTCTGTTGCCTTTGACTAAGAAACATTTTACACCGCTTGCAGTTAAAGCTTTAAGTCCATCTTGCACACTGTCATTAAGGGGATTGCTAATATCATCACCAGACCAAAATTCAAATAGATCGCCTAAAATATAGAGTGCGTCAGCTTGGCGTGCCTCGGTAGCAAGAAAATGCAAAAACAACTCGGTAATTTGCGGGCGACGGTCATCAAGGTGTAGATCTGAAATAAATAAAGTAGTCATGTTGGTGTGCTTCCTTGTCGTGAATAAAAAAATACACTACCGAAGCAGTGTATTTATTTTAGTCAACTGAGTGAGCGATTAAGCTTCTTCTACAGTTACTTTAGTAATTACGATATCTTCTAGTGGCACGTCACCGTGGCCACGTTTGTTGCCTGTAGCAACTTTTTTCATTTTCTCAACTACGTCCATGCCTTCAACAACTTCAGCAAACACACAGTAACCCCAACCTTGTGACGTCTTGCTTGAGAAGTCTAGGA from Moritella marina ATCC 15381 encodes the following:
- a CDS encoding UDP-2,3-diacylglucosamine diphosphatase, coding for MTTLFISDLHLDDRRPQITELFLHFLATEARQADALYILGDLFEFWSGDDISNPLNDSVQDGLKALTASGVKCFLVKGNRDFLVSKRFAKRTGMTILGDYTAINLDGQNVLIAHGDTFCTLDEKYQAFRTAVNIPWRQKLFTALPIFVREAIADKIRGKSKAGNQQKSMNIMDVTESEVINKMLEFKCDTLIHGHTHKPNIHDVALSANKQGKRIVLGDWFDQGSVLVWNEGKYDLQQRAFLTK
- a CDS encoding CvpA family protein; translated protein: MAWIDYLIIGIVGLSSVISLVRGFVKEAFSLCTWFCAFFISRFYYQDIAAYLENFDAFSAAFSEQLVKNGVAIALLFISTLILGALLNYILGQLVDKTGLSGTDRLLGVCFGIARGVLVVCVILLFLQLFTSFPETAWWQGSPLIAELKPLIKWFFEHQASAWDNMQGL
- the purF gene encoding amidophosphoribosyltransferase; this translates as MCGIVGIVSTTPVNQSIYDALTVLQHRGQDAAGIVTLSDGNFRQRKANGLVSDVFEAKHMQRLKGNIGIGHVRYPTAGSSSAAEAQPFYVNSPFGISLAHNGNLTNAAQLKEDQFHKARRHINTTSDSEVLLNVMAHELDKCPSLHLTAEDIFTAVKAVHKQALGAYAVVSLIINHGLVAFRDPNGIRPLVLGMRTEDGHKEYMVASESVALDAVGFEFVRDVEPGEAVYITDEGELFSAHCAENAQHNPCIFEFVYFARPDSTIDKVSVYESRLAMGEKLGHKIKREWADIDIDVVIPIPETSCDSALEIAKVLELPYRQGFVKNRYIGRTFIMPGQTLRRKSVRRKLNAISSEFVGKNVLLVDDSIVRGTTSEQIIEMAREAGAKNVYLASAAPEVRYPNVYGIDMPSTEELIAHGRNVDEIATMIGADALIFQDLDDLISAVSKCNPEIKTFETSVFSGEYVTGDIDEAYLQRLNDVRSDGAKTDKEKEEIANLEIHNEG